One part of the Tunicatimonas pelagia genome encodes these proteins:
- a CDS encoding serine O-acetyltransferase yields the protein MTTQFLKKIYATHQVCTTCPSPTEVATFFDKLLGALFADFTQLAHLSEAAFVGLMEQLQQDLDRLLQQSPSQLGKVSQVTQAFFDAVPAIYNLIQDDVTGIYEGDPAAKDRSQVIRSYPGFYAIAAYRFAHQLHLLGVEDLPRIITEYAHSKTGIDIHPSAKIGSHFCIDHGTGIVVGATTIIGNHVKIYQNVTLGALSVNKEDAAIKRHPTIEDHVIIYSGATILGGKTVIGQGSIIGGNVWLTRSVPPKSKIYYQSRMYNDADQDTDLIIHKIS from the coding sequence ATGACTACGCAATTTCTTAAAAAGATTTATGCCACACATCAAGTCTGCACTACTTGCCCGTCGCCTACTGAGGTAGCGACTTTTTTTGATAAGTTATTGGGGGCACTGTTCGCTGACTTCACTCAACTAGCCCATCTGTCAGAAGCAGCATTTGTGGGGCTGATGGAGCAATTGCAGCAAGATCTTGATCGTCTGTTGCAACAAAGTCCATCGCAATTAGGAAAAGTATCGCAAGTAACCCAGGCGTTTTTTGATGCGGTTCCTGCAATATATAATTTAATTCAAGATGACGTTACCGGAATTTACGAGGGCGACCCAGCGGCTAAAGACCGAAGCCAAGTAATTCGCTCGTATCCAGGCTTTTACGCAATTGCTGCTTATCGTTTTGCTCATCAATTACATCTTCTGGGCGTAGAGGACTTACCTCGTATTATTACCGAATACGCGCACAGTAAAACGGGTATTGACATTCATCCGTCGGCTAAGATTGGCTCTCATTTTTGCATCGACCACGGTACCGGAATTGTGGTGGGAGCCACTACCATTATCGGTAATCACGTTAAAATTTATCAGAACGTTACCTTAGGAGCACTAAGTGTGAATAAGGAAGATGCGGCAATTAAACGCCACCCCACCATTGAAGACCACGTGATTATTTATTCGGGAGCTACCATTCTAGGAGGCAAAACGGTGATCGGACAAGGCAGTATCATTGGGGGCAACGTTTGGCTCACCCGCAGCGTGCCACCTAAATCCAAGATTTATTACCAATCGAGAATGTATAATGATGCCGATCAGGATACTGATCTTATCATCCACAAAATCAGTTAG
- the cysM gene encoding cysteine synthase CysM — MKFVDLIGNTPLVELQNIPKKKNVTLLGKLEGNNPGGSVKDRAAYGMIRGALDRGDIKVDDQLVEATSGNTGIALAMIASILGLKMTLIMPDNSTRERVLAMEAYGAKVILTPAEKTIEYSRELAEQMSTDEGYFMLNQFANSDNYKAHYRTTGPEIWQGTEGQITHFVSAMGTTGTIMGVSRYLKEQNSAVQIVGTQPTDGSRIPGIRRWSPEFLPKIFDPERVDRVIDVSEADARTHTKRLAKEEGILSGMSSGGALYAALQIAEEIDSGVIVHIVCDRGDRYLSSDLFT, encoded by the coding sequence ATGAAGTTCGTTGATCTCATTGGGAACACTCCTTTAGTAGAATTGCAAAATATTCCTAAAAAAAAGAATGTCACCTTACTAGGGAAACTGGAGGGAAATAACCCTGGAGGAAGTGTGAAAGACCGAGCCGCCTACGGTATGATTAGAGGCGCGCTAGATCGAGGTGATATTAAAGTGGACGATCAGTTAGTGGAAGCCACCAGCGGAAATACTGGAATTGCCCTGGCGATGATTGCTAGTATACTAGGTCTGAAGATGACTCTGATTATGCCGGATAATTCTACCCGCGAGCGGGTGCTGGCAATGGAAGCCTACGGGGCTAAAGTTATCCTCACTCCCGCCGAAAAAACCATAGAATACTCCCGAGAGCTAGCTGAGCAAATGTCTACTGACGAGGGCTATTTTATGCTCAATCAGTTTGCTAATTCTGACAATTATAAAGCGCATTATCGTACTACCGGTCCCGAAATCTGGCAAGGTACCGAAGGGCAAATCACGCACTTTGTTTCAGCCATGGGCACTACAGGTACCATCATGGGAGTGTCTCGCTATCTGAAAGAACAAAATTCAGCGGTACAGATTGTGGGTACGCAACCTACCGATGGCTCCCGTATTCCCGGCATTCGCCGATGGAGCCCTGAGTTTTTACCTAAGATCTTCGATCCGGAACGAGTGGATAGAGTAATTGATGTAAGCGAAGCCGATGCCCGAACCCATACCAAACGACTAGCGAAAGAAGAAGGAATATTATCAGGAATGAGTAGCGGCGGCGCGCTCTATGCCGCCTTACAAATAGCCGAAGAAATTGATTCAGGAGTGATTGTACACATCGTTTGCGACCGGGGCGACCGTTATCTCAGTTCTGATTTGTTTACTTGA
- a CDS encoding vWA domain-containing protein translates to MIGYRFTDYTPDPQQEGQSTFDQLLKIFMELMVVTSGDVSETLQWMTSLDNQYNITNADYGMGDFIQDLKDKGYITDENPEGKFEVTAKTERKIRRSALEEIFGKLKKSGKGDHKTPYSGFGDEPSTDRRDYQFGDTLEQIAMTDSIRNAQINHGLGDFTLTEGDLEVNDTEYKTQTSTVLMIDISHSMILYGEDRITPAKKVAMALAELITTKYRKDTLDIIVFGNDAWQIQIKDLPYLQVGPYHTNTVAGLELAMDILRRRKTANKQIFMITDGKPTCLKQGIKYYKNSFGLDSKILNKTLSLGAQCRRLGIPVTTFMIASDPYLKQFVQKFTQVNSGNAYYSSLKGLGHLIFEDYRRNRRKNFKQ, encoded by the coding sequence ATGATAGGTTACCGATTTACCGATTATACCCCCGACCCTCAGCAGGAAGGGCAAAGTACTTTTGACCAGTTACTGAAGATTTTTATGGAGCTGATGGTAGTCACCTCGGGTGATGTTTCTGAAACTTTGCAGTGGATGACTAGCCTGGACAACCAGTACAATATTACCAACGCTGACTACGGCATGGGTGATTTCATCCAAGACCTGAAAGACAAAGGCTACATCACTGATGAAAACCCCGAAGGGAAGTTTGAGGTGACGGCCAAGACCGAACGGAAGATTCGGCGCAGTGCGTTAGAAGAAATCTTCGGTAAGCTCAAAAAATCGGGTAAGGGCGACCACAAGACTCCCTACAGCGGTTTTGGCGATGAACCCAGCACTGATCGTCGTGACTACCAGTTCGGCGATACCCTGGAGCAAATTGCCATGACTGATTCTATTCGTAATGCTCAGATCAATCATGGTTTGGGAGATTTTACCCTCACCGAAGGAGACCTGGAGGTAAATGATACCGAGTATAAAACTCAGACCTCTACCGTGCTAATGATTGACATCTCGCACTCCATGATTCTCTACGGTGAAGACCGCATCACTCCGGCCAAGAAAGTAGCGATGGCTCTAGCCGAATTAATCACCACCAAGTATCGTAAGGACACACTGGATATTATCGTGTTCGGAAATGATGCCTGGCAAATTCAAATCAAAGACTTACCTTATTTACAAGTTGGCCCATACCACACCAATACCGTAGCCGGCCTGGAACTGGCAATGGATATTCTGCGTCGCCGGAAAACCGCGAATAAGCAAATCTTCATGATTACCGATGGCAAACCCACCTGCCTGAAGCAAGGCATTAAGTACTATAAAAATAGCTTTGGACTGGACAGCAAAATCCTGAATAAAACGCTAAGCCTGGGAGCACAATGCCGACGATTGGGCATTCCAGTTACCACCTTTATGATCGCTTCCGATCCCTACCTGAAACAGTTCGTTCAGAAATTTACCCAGGTAAACAGCGGCAATGCCTACTACAGCAGCCTGAAAGGGTTGGGTCACCTCATTTTTGAAGACTACCGCCGCAATCGCCGGAAAAACTTCAAACAATAA
- a CDS encoding sigma 54-interacting transcriptional regulator: MNYQDIPSDKLTKIHTLGELKASGYQPRSVKQELRDNLIHRLQSKESVFEGIWGYEESVIPDTERAILSMHNIIFLGLRGQAKTKMARMMVELLDEYIPIIEGAELSDDPLQPLSYYGKVTVEEHGDKTPIAWVHRSERYTEKLATPDVSVADLIGDTDPIKAASLKLPYSDERVIHYGLVPRSHRGIFVINELPDLQARIQVALFNILQEGDIQIRGFRVRLPLDIQFVFTANPEDYTNRGSIVTPLKDRIDSQIITHYPRSIEISRKITEQEAQVKEPQEKISLTSIAKDLVEQIAFEARESEYVDEKSGISARLTISAYENLLSSAERRMLINNEKNTLIRVSDFVGVIPSITGKVELVYEGEQEGPGIVAHNLVGKAIRTQFVEYFPNPEDKRKQKERNPYRKIVNWFGEGNEVDLLNDLSDSQYKKLIKSVPGLQDLVEEYHKGLREAEKLFMMEFALHGLAEYSQLSKKQLTSGTQFKDLLSSMFSMSDYDDEDDD, translated from the coding sequence ATGAATTACCAAGATATACCCTCTGATAAGCTGACTAAAATTCATACGCTCGGTGAACTAAAAGCCAGCGGCTATCAGCCCAGATCAGTAAAGCAAGAGTTACGCGATAATCTCATTCATCGGCTTCAGAGCAAGGAATCTGTTTTTGAAGGTATTTGGGGCTACGAAGAGTCCGTAATTCCCGATACGGAACGAGCCATTCTCTCCATGCACAATATCATCTTTCTAGGATTGCGAGGACAGGCCAAAACTAAAATGGCTCGCATGATGGTAGAGTTGCTAGATGAATATATTCCGATTATTGAAGGAGCTGAACTGAGTGATGACCCATTGCAGCCTCTTTCGTACTACGGAAAAGTTACTGTGGAAGAACACGGCGATAAGACCCCAATCGCTTGGGTACACCGCTCAGAACGATACACCGAAAAATTAGCCACGCCCGACGTTTCGGTTGCTGATTTAATTGGTGATACTGACCCTATCAAAGCCGCTTCGCTGAAACTCCCTTATTCTGATGAACGAGTAATTCACTACGGCTTAGTTCCGCGCTCGCACCGGGGCATCTTTGTTATTAACGAGCTACCCGATTTGCAAGCCCGCATTCAGGTAGCCTTATTCAATATTTTGCAAGAGGGCGATATTCAGATTCGGGGATTCCGGGTACGCTTACCGCTGGATATTCAGTTTGTATTTACCGCCAACCCCGAAGACTACACCAACCGGGGCAGTATTGTTACGCCACTAAAAGACCGGATTGATAGCCAGATTATTACCCACTACCCGCGTTCTATAGAAATCAGCCGTAAAATTACTGAGCAGGAAGCTCAGGTTAAGGAACCTCAAGAGAAAATATCGCTTACTAGTATAGCGAAAGATTTGGTTGAGCAAATTGCTTTTGAAGCACGCGAAAGTGAGTACGTTGACGAAAAAAGTGGAATCTCTGCTCGTTTAACCATTTCAGCTTACGAAAACCTGCTAAGCTCCGCCGAACGCCGAATGCTCATCAATAATGAGAAGAATACCCTTATTCGCGTGTCTGATTTTGTGGGTGTCATTCCGTCTATCACTGGAAAGGTAGAGTTGGTATACGAAGGCGAGCAGGAAGGCCCAGGCATTGTAGCCCATAACTTGGTGGGTAAAGCCATTCGCACTCAGTTTGTGGAATATTTTCCGAACCCGGAAGATAAACGTAAGCAGAAAGAACGAAACCCGTACCGAAAAATTGTTAACTGGTTTGGCGAAGGAAACGAAGTAGATTTACTTAACGACCTTAGCGATAGCCAGTACAAAAAGTTGATAAAGAGTGTACCCGGCTTGCAAGATTTGGTAGAAGAGTACCACAAAGGCTTGAGAGAGGCCGAAAAATTATTTATGATGGAATTTGCGCTGCACGGATTGGCCGAGTACAGTCAGCTCAGCAAAAAGCAACTTACTTCGGGTACCCAATTTAAAGACTTACTCAGCAGTATGTTTTCCATGTCGGACTACGACGATGAAGATGACGATTAA